From a region of the Opisthocomus hoazin isolate bOpiHoa1 chromosome 21, bOpiHoa1.hap1, whole genome shotgun sequence genome:
- the XYLT2 gene encoding xylosyltransferase 2, with protein sequence MVAGGRARTLARRYRLALATALAILLLQGLVLWSSAGLEEEGPAEERQKKARLPESSDGSKDSDSSAGRRGSASRKHGRWRGRPDSPGAMASKVVRAVTARHKPGRRLPAAPDSSSRRNLTEPHGEAQLAVFQQGDTGSVEGAPQPTENSFTPKCEITGKDALSALARASSKQCQQEIANAVCLHRAGSLMPQSVPRHCQLSGKVSPVIQWDESRLQQAPPSKPVRIAYMLVVHGRAVRQLKRLVKAVYHQQHFFYIHVDKRSNYLHREAVELARHYPNIRVTPWRMVTIWGGASLLKMYLRSMKDLLELAEWPWDFFINLSATDYPTRTNEELVMFLSKYRDKNFLKSHGRDNARFIKKQGLDRLFHECDSHMWRLGERRIPEGIVVDGGSDWFSLTRSFVEYVVYAEDQLVSQLRQFYTYTLLPAESFFHTVLENSHACETLVDNNLRVTNWNRKLGCKCQYKHIVDWCGCSPNDFKPQDFLRLQQLSRPTFFARKFESTVNQEVLEILDTHLYGSYPPNTPALKAYWENVYDRVDGLSGLSDITLTFYTAFSRLGLRKAASAPAAKADKLCRFEPRGFPSSVHLYFYDDRFQGYLVMQEVQNLATGQAESLEVWMMPQGALKLAGHGGQANRLQNLEVGTEWDPKERLFRNFGGLMGPFDEPVAMQKWSRGPNLTATVVWIDPTYVIAASYDITVDAEAEFTQYKPPLNRPLRPGVWTIRLLQFWEPLGENQFLVVPQTFNRKQPLRKDDSNWLHGGPPRNEYMEQSFQGLGGILSLPHPEAAEEDAGRKAQLTGKALEDWADAAIGAFWSVADVCVGSPSACASLETCSKTSWSSLSPDPKSELGPVKPDGRLR encoded by the exons GAGCGGCAGAAAAAAGCCAGGTTGCCCGAGAGCAGCGACGGCTCCAAGGACTCGGACAGCTCTGCCGGGCGCCGGGGCAGCGCCAGCCGGAAGCACGGGCGATGGCGGGGACGGCCGGACAGCCCCGGGGCGATGGCGTCCAAGGTCGTGAGAGCCGTCACGGCCAGACACAAACCCGGGAGGAGGCTGCCGGCGGCACCGGACTCTTCCAGCCGGAGGAACCTGACGGAGCCGCATGGGGAGGCCCAGCTGGCCGTCTTCCAGCAGGGCGACACGGGCAGCGTGGAGGGGGCTCCCCAGCCCACCGAGAACAGCTTCACCCCCAAGTGTGAAATCACGGGCAAGGACGCCCTCTCGGCGCTGGCTCGGGCCAGCAGCAAGCAGTGCCAACAGGAGATCGCCAACGCGGTGTGTCTGCACCGGGCCGGCAGCCTCATGCCCCAGTCTGTGCCTCGCCACTGCCAGCTCTCGG GCAAGGTGAGCCCCGTCATCCAGTGGGACGAGAGCCGGCTGCAGCAGGCACCCCCCAGCAAGCCTGTGCGCATCGCCTACATGCTGGTTGTGCACGGCAGGGCCGTTCGCCAGCTGAAACGGCTCGTCAAGGCCGTGTACCACCAGCAGCACTTCTTCTACATCCACGTCGACAAG CGCTCCAACTACCTCCATCGCGAGGCGGTGGAGCTGGCCCGGCACTACCCCAACATCCGCGTGACGCCCTGGCGCATGGTGACCATCTGGGGAGGGGCCAGCCTGCTGAAGATGTACCTGCGTAGCATGAAGGACCTGCTGGAACTGGCCGAGTGGCCGTGGGACTTTTTCATCAACCTGAGCGCCACTGACTACCCCACGAG GACCAACGAGGAGCTGGTGATGTTCCTCTCCAAATACCGAGATAAGAACTTCCTGAAGTCTCACGGCCGAGACAACGCCAG GTTTATCAAGAAGCAGGGCCTGGACCGCCTGTTCCACGAGTGTGACTCCCACATGTGGCGGCTGGGCGAGCGCCGCATCCCCGAGGGCATCGTGGTGGACGGGGGCTCCGACTGGTTCTCGCTGACGCGCAGCTTCGTGGAGTACGTGGTCTACGCCGAGGACCAGCTGGTGTCCCAGCTGCGCCAGTTCTACACCTACACGCTCCTGCCAGCCGAG TCCTTCTTCCACACGGTCCTGGAGAACAGTCACGCCTGCGAGACGCTGGTCGATAACAACCTCCGAGTGACCAACTGGAACCGGAAGCTGGGCTGTAAGTGCCAATACAAACACATAGTCGACTGGTGCGGGTGCTCCCCAAATGACTTCAAACCCCAGGACTTCCTCCGGCTACAG CAACTCTCCAGACCCACCTTCTTCGCCCGCAAGTTTGAGTCGACAGTGAATCAGGAGGTGCTGGAGATCTTGGACACGCACCTCTACGGCAGCTACCCCCCCAACACGCCAGCCCTGAAGGCGTACTGGGAGAACGTCTACGACCGCGTCGACGGGCTCAGCGGCCTCAGCGACATCACCCTCACCTTCTACACggccttctccaggctggggCTCCGCAAAGCCGCGTCCGCGCCGGCAGCGAAGGCCGACAAGCTCTGCAG gTTTGAGCCCCGGGGCTTCCCGTCGAGTGTGCACTTATATTTCTATGATGACCGTTTCCAAGGTTACCTGGTGATGCAGGAAGTGCAGAATTTGGCAACTGGGCAGGCAGAATCCCTGGAGGTGTGGATGATGCCCCAAGGAGCTCTGAAGCTGGCGGGTCATGGAGGGCAGGCAAACCGCTTACAAAACCTTGAG GTGGGCACAGAGTGGGACCCCAAGGAAAGGCTCTTCCGCAATTTTGGAGGCTTGATGGGGCCTTTCGACGAGCCTGTGGCCATGCAGAAGTGGTCACGGGGCCCCAACCTGACGGCCACGGTGGTGTGGATCGACCCCACCTACGTCATCGCCGCCTCCTACGACATCACGGTGGATGCCGAGGCAGAGTTCACCCAGTACAAGCCCCCCCTCAATCGGCCCCTGCGCCCCGGTGTCTGGACCATCCGCCTCCTCCAGTTTTGGGAGCCCCTCGGGGAGAACCAGTTCCTGGTGGTGCCCCAGACCTTCAACCGCAAGCAGCCTCTCAGGAAAG ATGACAGCAACTGGCTGCACGGTGGCCCCCCCCGCAACGAGTACATGGAGCAGAGCTTCCAGGGCCTGGGGGGGATCCTCAGCCTGCCGCACCCCGAGGCGGCGGAGGAGGACGCGGGGCGGAAGGCGCAGCTGACGGGCAAGGCGCTGGAGGACTGGGCGGACGCGGCCATCGGCGCCTTCTGGTCCGTGGCAGACGTCTGCGTGGGCAGCCCCTCCGCCTGCGCCTCGCTGGAGACCTGCAGCAAGACCTCCTGGAGCTCCCTCTCCCCGGACCCCAAATCGGAACTGGGGCCCGTCAAACCCGACGGGCGGCTGAGGTAG